A genomic segment from Actinoplanes sichuanensis encodes:
- a CDS encoding carboxylesterase/lipase family protein, with translation MTGNTAPEVRIAGGRLRGGREGGLAVFRGIPYAEPPVGPLRFAAPRPVPGWTGVRDALTFGPAAPQGGLSDRTTRAGADWLTINVWSPDLDAALPVMVWIYGGGYVFGSADRPEYDGGRLARDGRVVIVTFDFRLGVEGFAAIGGAPANRGLLDQVAALEWVRDNIAAFGGDPGRVTVFGESAGGGSVAALLAMPRAKGLFRRAVAQSVPGPFLSPALARDIGDTIAGELGLRATVTDLGVVDPGLLTAAGDAVAEGITARGDRWGRAAHASILFAPVVDGDVLPSTPWRALAEGAGAGVDLLVGHTRDEQRLFTFMTGMLGRVTAAQAEETSAIFGAGPHGDVGPEQWYELVRSDWLFRMPSLHLAEAQVDGGGRAFLYELAWPAPGLGGLLGACHGLDVPLVFGNLTLGQTAMLLGDPPPADAVALSAVMRDAWTRFAAEGDPGWPAYDMARRLTQVFDRESAVVPYPEERSRELWREHSFDPLPLISEAKTEKKTEA, from the coding sequence ATGACGGGGAACACCGCTCCTGAGGTTCGGATCGCCGGTGGTCGCCTGCGTGGTGGCCGGGAGGGCGGTCTCGCGGTGTTCCGCGGGATCCCCTACGCCGAGCCGCCGGTCGGGCCTCTGCGGTTCGCGGCGCCGCGGCCGGTGCCGGGGTGGACGGGCGTCCGGGACGCCCTGACCTTCGGGCCGGCCGCGCCGCAGGGCGGGTTGTCCGACCGGACGACCCGAGCCGGAGCGGACTGGCTGACGATCAACGTCTGGTCGCCCGACCTCGACGCGGCGCTGCCGGTGATGGTGTGGATCTACGGCGGCGGGTACGTCTTCGGGTCGGCGGACCGACCCGAGTACGACGGTGGGCGGCTGGCCCGGGACGGCCGGGTCGTCATCGTGACGTTCGACTTCCGGCTCGGTGTGGAGGGGTTCGCCGCGATCGGCGGCGCGCCGGCCAACCGGGGCCTTCTCGACCAGGTCGCGGCGCTGGAGTGGGTTCGGGACAACATCGCCGCCTTCGGTGGTGATCCGGGGCGGGTCACCGTCTTCGGTGAATCGGCCGGTGGTGGCTCGGTGGCCGCCCTGCTGGCCATGCCGCGGGCGAAAGGGCTGTTCCGGCGGGCCGTCGCGCAGAGTGTGCCGGGTCCGTTCCTCTCGCCCGCCCTGGCCCGGGACATCGGCGACACCATCGCCGGTGAGCTGGGGCTTCGGGCCACGGTCACGGATCTCGGCGTGGTGGATCCGGGATTGCTGACGGCGGCCGGTGACGCGGTGGCCGAGGGGATCACCGCTCGGGGCGATCGGTGGGGGCGGGCCGCGCACGCCTCGATCCTGTTCGCGCCGGTGGTCGACGGTGACGTGCTGCCGAGCACGCCGTGGCGGGCCCTCGCCGAGGGCGCTGGTGCCGGTGTCGATCTGCTGGTCGGGCACACCCGTGACGAGCAGCGCCTCTTCACTTTCATGACCGGGATGCTCGGTCGGGTGACGGCCGCCCAGGCCGAGGAGACATCGGCGATCTTCGGAGCGGGGCCTCACGGAGACGTCGGACCGGAGCAGTGGTACGAGCTGGTCCGCTCGGACTGGCTGTTCCGGATGCCGTCTCTCCATCTCGCCGAGGCCCAGGTCGACGGCGGTGGACGGGCCTTCCTCTACGAGCTCGCCTGGCCCGCCCCGGGACTGGGTGGTCTGCTCGGGGCGTGCCACGGCTTGGACGTACCCCTCGTCTTCGGGAATTTGACCCTCGGCCAGACGGCCATGCTTCTCGGTGACCCACCGCCCGCCGACGCCGTCGCGCTGTCGGCGGTGATGCGAGATGCCTGGACGCGATTCGCGGCCGAGGGGGATCCGGGTTGGCCGGCCTATGACATGGCGCGTCGCCTGACGCAGGTCTTCGATCGCGAGTCGGCGGTCGTGCCATACCCCGAGGAGCGCTCCCGCGAGCTGTGGCGGGAGCACTCCTTCGACCCGCTGCCCCTGATCAGCGAGGCGAAGACCGAGAAGAAGACAGAGGCATGA
- a CDS encoding DUF4387 domain-containing protein yields MTARVIADLAHEVRSKNAGPFWVTLEIFARDADGYATVADPGFLDESVIASLYGVPDPRTIQVFRIPELNVVKISFPRPVTQGSLLDRDVHAGQHHVPLALMPLSSSRSSPR; encoded by the coding sequence GTGACCGCACGAGTGATCGCGGACCTGGCACACGAGGTCCGCTCGAAGAACGCCGGACCGTTCTGGGTGACCCTGGAGATCTTCGCCCGCGACGCCGACGGCTACGCGACGGTCGCCGACCCCGGCTTTCTCGACGAGTCGGTGATCGCGTCCCTCTACGGGGTGCCCGACCCGCGCACCATCCAGGTGTTCCGCATCCCGGAACTGAACGTCGTCAAGATCTCGTTCCCGCGCCCGGTGACCCAGGGCAGCCTGCTCGACCGGGATGTCCACGCCGGCCAGCACCACGTACCGCTGGCTCTCATGCCTCTGTCTTCTTCTCGGTCTTCGCCTCGCTGA
- a CDS encoding acyclic terpene utilization AtuA family protein — MTTTDAVRILVPTGMLGGGFPPETVTRGLELGADVIAVDGGSTDSGPYYLGAGIAKTARAAVARDLRLLLRAAASAGIPLIIGSCGTSGTDSGVEWVAGITREILAEEDLSLRVATIYSSQKAADLAGLPIRPLPPAGPLDAATLESCENIVGMMGHEPIVAALAAGADVVLAGRATDTAVAAAYPLMKGMPAGPAWHAAKIVECGGQCTTNPRAGGVLATIDADGFTIEPLDPAAACTPTSVAAHMLYETVNPFTMREPAGTIEVGDAVYTALDPRRVRVTGSRFEVADQHTIKLEGARITGYQTMSFTAVRDPHILGQIETWAALLRKMITEWVSNTLALGPADYDFDIRLYGYDAILEKLDPSPVPPREVGVMLLVQAPTQETATAVAKVANPLMLHLPTPDMDYLPSLAFATSPAETERGAAYEFVLNHVVEVDSPTSLFRIDLEGLQ; from the coding sequence ATGACCACAACCGATGCGGTACGCATCCTGGTGCCGACCGGAATGCTCGGCGGGGGATTCCCGCCGGAAACCGTCACCCGCGGCTTGGAACTCGGCGCCGACGTGATCGCCGTCGACGGTGGCTCCACCGATTCGGGCCCCTATTACCTCGGCGCGGGAATCGCCAAGACCGCCCGCGCCGCCGTCGCCCGCGACCTGCGGCTGCTGCTGCGAGCCGCCGCCTCGGCCGGGATCCCGCTGATCATCGGATCGTGCGGGACCAGCGGCACCGACTCCGGGGTCGAGTGGGTCGCCGGGATCACCCGGGAGATCCTCGCCGAGGAGGACCTGTCGCTGCGGGTGGCCACCATCTACAGCTCACAGAAGGCCGCCGACCTGGCCGGTCTGCCGATCCGGCCACTGCCGCCGGCCGGGCCGCTCGACGCGGCCACCCTGGAGAGCTGCGAGAACATCGTCGGCATGATGGGCCACGAGCCGATCGTCGCCGCCCTGGCGGCAGGCGCCGACGTGGTGCTCGCCGGCCGCGCCACCGACACCGCGGTGGCCGCCGCCTACCCGCTGATGAAGGGCATGCCGGCCGGGCCGGCGTGGCACGCCGCGAAGATCGTCGAGTGCGGCGGCCAGTGCACCACCAACCCCAGAGCCGGGGGAGTGCTGGCCACGATCGACGCCGACGGGTTCACCATCGAGCCGCTCGACCCGGCGGCCGCCTGCACGCCCACGTCGGTGGCCGCCCACATGCTCTACGAGACGGTCAACCCGTTCACCATGCGCGAGCCGGCCGGGACCATCGAGGTGGGCGACGCCGTCTACACGGCCCTCGACCCCCGCCGGGTCCGGGTCACCGGCTCCCGTTTCGAAGTCGCCGACCAGCACACCATCAAGCTGGAGGGCGCCCGGATCACCGGCTATCAGACCATGTCGTTCACGGCCGTCCGCGACCCGCACATCCTGGGCCAGATCGAGACGTGGGCCGCCCTGCTCCGCAAGATGATCACCGAGTGGGTGTCGAACACGCTGGCCCTCGGCCCCGCCGACTACGACTTCGACATCCGCCTCTACGGATACGACGCGATCCTGGAGAAACTCGACCCGTCACCCGTACCGCCCCGGGAGGTGGGCGTGATGCTGCTGGTGCAGGCGCCGACGCAGGAGACCGCCACGGCCGTCGCCAAGGTCGCCAATCCGCTGATGCTGCACCTGCCCACCCCCGACATGGACTACCTGCCGAGCCTGGCGTTCGCCACCTCACCGGCCGAGACCGAACGCGGCGCCGCCTACGAGTTCGTGCTCAACCACGTGGTCGAGGTCGACTCCCCAACCAGCCTGTTCCGTATCGACCTGGAAGGCCTGCAGTGA
- a CDS encoding phosphoglycerate dehydrogenase, whose translation MKILITTDYLTPGDEVDLYLTGRGFTTRHDPMRGTRRPEDLIRALAGVEGALIANEPMTEQVLAASPGLRAVVRTGVGYDSIDVAAATRLGISVSNLPGINANAVAEYTIGLLLAQARRLVQVAAGVEAGAWPREQGYELSGKTVGLIGRGPVARRVTRLAAAFGMTVLCTGDLPGAVHTGLDDLLERSDFVSIHTSLTDRTRRLIDAAALARMKPSAHLINTARGGIVDEPALAEAVRTGRIAGAALDVVDVEPLPADSVLRGVDGITVYSHMGGQTAEARRDSGIDGARELVAALAGKPAHPVDGPRPSIASS comes from the coding sequence ATGAAGATCCTCATCACCACCGACTACCTCACCCCGGGCGACGAGGTCGACCTCTACCTCACCGGCCGGGGCTTCACCACCAGGCATGACCCGATGCGCGGCACCCGGCGACCGGAAGACCTGATCAGGGCACTGGCCGGCGTCGAGGGTGCGCTGATCGCCAACGAGCCGATGACCGAGCAGGTGCTGGCCGCGTCACCCGGGCTGCGGGCCGTCGTGCGCACCGGAGTCGGCTACGACTCGATCGACGTGGCGGCCGCGACGCGGCTCGGCATCAGCGTCAGCAACCTGCCCGGCATCAACGCCAACGCGGTCGCCGAATACACCATCGGGTTACTGCTGGCCCAGGCCAGGCGTCTGGTCCAGGTGGCGGCCGGGGTCGAGGCCGGAGCATGGCCGAGAGAGCAGGGGTACGAGCTGAGCGGAAAAACCGTGGGTCTGATCGGCCGGGGCCCGGTGGCGCGACGGGTCACGAGGCTCGCCGCCGCGTTCGGGATGACCGTGCTCTGCACCGGCGACCTCCCCGGCGCGGTACACACCGGACTGGACGACCTGCTGGAACGCTCCGACTTCGTGTCGATCCATACCTCGCTCACCGACCGCACCCGGCGCCTGATCGACGCCGCCGCCCTGGCCCGAATGAAGCCGTCCGCCCACCTGATCAACACCGCCCGCGGCGGAATCGTCGACGAACCGGCCCTGGCCGAGGCGGTCCGCACCGGCCGGATCGCGGGCGCCGCCCTGGACGTGGTCGACGTGGAGCCACTGCCCGCCGACAGTGTGCTGCGCGGGGTCGACGGGATCACCGTCTACTCGCACATGGGCGGCCAGACCGCCGAGGCCCGCCGTGACTCGGGCATCGACGGCGCCCGCGAGCTGGTCGCGGCCCTGGCCGGAAAGCCCGCTCACCCGGTCGACGGGCCCCGTCCTTCCATCGCCTCCAGTTAG
- a CDS encoding MFS transporter: MAETRKITFFIALTLFAQEATWNFYDNQVPALLRDHVASAALVGVLMGMDNLLGIFVQPWIGNRSDNTRTRWGRRIPYLAVGMPIAALLFLLLPWTTSLVTLVVVMVGYALVMNTMRPLAEALTPDFITPDRRGRTNAIVKIATSLTIIVASLISLFVVDDHPRAAFAIPAAILLTVTLVLIARVRDNESPAYLAAVAEDTPGDAGSPLRRVVVELVTSRDRRRVLLLITVFLFGGAWFASRSLMTPYGMEALDLTRGEAGGLTLPSGVAFLLAAYPAALAAERFGRFRVIAAGMAVFAAALVAGAVTQSATGTVVALCVGAAGASCFSINAAVALWNLAPSSRMLGAYTGLYAVTWYLGGFAGPALIGGAVDLFGWRWMLLDTAVLATLAVLVVLRLSRLQKVLA; the protein is encoded by the coding sequence ATGGCCGAAACTCGAAAGATCACCTTCTTCATCGCCCTGACCCTGTTCGCCCAGGAGGCGACCTGGAACTTCTACGACAATCAGGTGCCCGCCCTGCTGCGCGACCACGTCGCCAGCGCGGCGCTCGTCGGCGTCCTGATGGGTATGGACAACCTGCTGGGGATCTTCGTCCAGCCGTGGATCGGTAACCGGTCCGACAACACCCGCACCCGGTGGGGGCGGCGCATCCCGTATCTCGCGGTGGGCATGCCGATCGCCGCGCTGCTCTTCCTGCTGCTGCCCTGGACCACGTCACTGGTGACCCTGGTGGTGGTGATGGTCGGCTACGCCCTGGTGATGAACACCATGCGGCCGCTCGCCGAGGCGCTCACCCCCGACTTCATCACGCCCGACCGGCGCGGCCGGACCAACGCCATCGTCAAGATCGCCACCTCGTTGACCATCATCGTGGCCTCGCTGATCAGCCTGTTCGTGGTCGACGACCATCCCCGGGCGGCGTTCGCGATCCCGGCCGCCATCCTGCTCACGGTCACCCTGGTGCTGATCGCCCGGGTGCGTGACAACGAGTCGCCGGCCTATCTGGCGGCGGTGGCCGAGGACACCCCGGGCGACGCCGGGTCACCGCTCCGGCGGGTCGTCGTCGAACTGGTCACCAGCCGGGACCGGCGCCGCGTCCTGCTGCTGATCACCGTCTTCCTCTTCGGCGGGGCCTGGTTCGCGTCGAGGTCACTGATGACCCCGTACGGCATGGAGGCCCTTGATCTGACCCGCGGCGAAGCCGGCGGCCTGACCCTGCCCAGTGGTGTCGCCTTCCTGCTCGCCGCCTATCCGGCCGCGCTGGCGGCCGAGCGTTTCGGGCGGTTCCGGGTGATCGCCGCCGGGATGGCCGTCTTCGCCGCCGCACTGGTCGCCGGCGCCGTCACGCAGTCCGCGACCGGCACCGTCGTGGCGCTCTGCGTCGGCGCCGCGGGCGCCTCCTGCTTCTCGATCAACGCGGCCGTCGCGCTCTGGAACCTGGCCCCCTCCAGCCGGATGCTCGGCGCCTACACCGGCCTCTACGCGGTCACCTGGTATCTCGGCGGGTTCGCCGGCCCGGCCCTGATCGGCGGCGCGGTCGACCTGTTCGGCTGGCGCTGGATGCTGCTCGACACCGCCGTGCTGGCCACCCTCGCCGTGCTGGTCGTGCTTCGTCTGTCCCGTCTGCAGAAGGTCCTCGCATGA
- a CDS encoding GntR family transcriptional regulator — protein sequence MTVAETLADQAYRHVRTAIASGELAPGEKVTERGMAERLAISPTPVREALRRLELDGLIERIGPRTVLVATIRDAAIDDLAEVEVGLRGLVARFAARHATPAQLDALDEILDRADDLLILLKEHRRHDRPVDRHLTALLDTMQEFNDTVDACAHNPVLTRMLEQSRVFSRPRRRELLLQRVHADETFGLERYTSHRALVRALRAGDSATAERLALADSQGGLAALREAR from the coding sequence ATGACAGTCGCCGAGACGCTCGCTGATCAGGCCTACCGACACGTCCGCACGGCCATCGCCTCGGGCGAGCTGGCCCCGGGGGAGAAGGTGACCGAGCGCGGCATGGCCGAGCGCCTGGCGATCAGTCCGACCCCGGTCCGCGAGGCGCTGCGCCGGCTGGAGCTGGACGGGCTCATCGAGCGGATCGGCCCGCGCACCGTGCTGGTGGCCACCATCCGCGACGCCGCCATCGACGACCTGGCCGAGGTCGAGGTCGGCCTGCGCGGTCTGGTCGCCCGGTTCGCCGCCCGGCACGCCACCCCGGCCCAGCTGGACGCCCTCGACGAGATCCTGGACCGGGCCGACGACCTGCTGATCCTGCTCAAGGAGCATCGGCGCCACGACCGACCGGTCGACCGTCATCTCACCGCCCTGCTCGACACCATGCAGGAGTTCAACGACACGGTGGACGCCTGCGCCCACAATCCGGTGCTGACCCGGATGTTGGAGCAGAGCCGGGTGTTCTCCCGGCCCCGCCGACGCGAGCTGCTGCTGCAGCGGGTGCACGCGGACGAGACGTTCGGCCTGGAGCGCTACACCAGCCACCGGGCCCTGGTCCGGGCACTGCGCGCGGGTGACTCGGCCACGGCCGAGCGGCTCGCCCTGGCCGACTCGCAGGGCGGGCTCGCAGCGCTGCGGGAGGCCCGATGA
- a CDS encoding tartrate dehydrogenase, producing the protein MNGYRIAVIPGDGIGGEVVPAGIEALEATAGRFGLRLEFTDFGFASAGYWQRHGTMLPADWEATLRGFDAIFFGAVGWPEVVPDHISLWGSLLQFRRTFDQYVNLRPCRLMPGVRGPLAGREPGDIDFLVVRENTEGEYSSVGGRIFEGTERETVLQETVMTRIGVDRVLKYAFEQAERRPGRHLTSATKSNGIAISMPYWDERFAAMSERFPDVRVDRFHIDALAAQFVLHPDWFDVVVASNLFGDILSDLGPACTGTLGIAPSANINPDRLHPSLFEPVHGSAPDIAGQGIANPIGQIWCGSMMLDHLGHPEAAAHLLGAIEDVLAYGPGGAPLTPDLHGTGTTVELGRAVAERVRER; encoded by the coding sequence ATGAACGGGTACCGGATCGCGGTCATCCCCGGCGACGGCATCGGTGGGGAGGTGGTCCCGGCCGGGATCGAGGCGCTCGAGGCGACCGCCGGGCGGTTCGGGCTGCGCCTGGAGTTCACCGACTTCGGGTTCGCCAGCGCCGGCTACTGGCAGCGGCACGGCACGATGCTGCCGGCCGACTGGGAGGCGACGCTGCGCGGGTTCGACGCGATCTTCTTCGGTGCGGTCGGGTGGCCGGAGGTGGTGCCCGACCACATCTCGCTCTGGGGCAGCCTGCTGCAGTTCCGGCGCACCTTCGATCAGTACGTCAACCTGCGCCCCTGCCGGCTGATGCCCGGCGTCCGTGGTCCACTCGCCGGCCGCGAGCCGGGCGACATCGATTTCCTGGTGGTACGGGAGAACACCGAGGGTGAGTACTCGAGCGTCGGTGGGCGGATCTTCGAGGGCACCGAGCGGGAGACCGTGCTGCAGGAGACGGTGATGACCCGGATCGGTGTCGACCGGGTCCTGAAGTACGCCTTCGAGCAGGCCGAACGCCGTCCCGGGAGGCACCTGACCTCGGCCACCAAGAGCAACGGGATCGCCATCTCGATGCCGTACTGGGACGAGCGGTTCGCCGCGATGAGCGAGCGGTTCCCCGACGTTCGGGTGGACAGGTTCCACATCGACGCGCTGGCCGCGCAGTTCGTCCTGCATCCGGACTGGTTCGACGTGGTGGTGGCCAGCAACCTGTTCGGCGACATCCTGTCCGACCTCGGCCCGGCCTGCACCGGCACACTCGGCATCGCCCCGAGCGCCAACATCAACCCGGACCGTCTGCACCCCAGCCTGTTCGAGCCGGTGCACGGCTCGGCGCCGGACATCGCCGGGCAGGGCATCGCCAACCCGATCGGCCAGATCTGGTGCGGCTCGATGATGCTCGACCACCTGGGTCACCCGGAGGCGGCCGCGCACCTGCTCGGCGCGATCGAGGACGTGCTGGCGTACGGGCCGGGTGGCGCTCCGCTCACTCCCGACCTGCACGGGACGGGCACCACCGTCGAACTCGGCCGGGCGGTCGCCGAACGGGTCCGCGAACGCTGA
- a CDS encoding ArsR/SmtB family transcription factor: MTDDDRVFKALADPSRRFLLDLLFARDGRTQSELEGELEMTRFGVAKHLRVLEEAGLVVVRRSGREKLHYLNPVPIRQIHDRWIDKFTEQHVTALIDLKRTLEEES; encoded by the coding sequence ATGACGGACGACGATCGGGTTTTCAAGGCGTTGGCCGACCCGAGCCGCCGGTTCCTGCTCGACCTGCTCTTCGCTCGTGACGGCCGCACGCAGTCGGAGTTGGAGGGCGAGCTGGAGATGACCCGGTTCGGCGTCGCCAAGCATCTGCGGGTGCTCGAGGAGGCGGGTCTCGTCGTCGTGCGCCGGTCCGGCCGGGAGAAGTTGCACTACCTCAATCCGGTGCCGATCCGGCAGATCCACGACAGGTGGATCGACAAGTTCACCGAGCAGCACGTCACCGCACTGATCGATCTCAAGCGAACGCTGGAGGAAGAGTCATGA
- a CDS encoding SRPBCC domain-containing protein, translating to MSDTQVFRIWIKAPAEKIWQAITDPEWNQRYGYAAPQFFELKKGGRFHSTANQGMLDYAAANGFEMPEVILDGEVLEAEPPRRLVQTWRMLMDPTTGAEPFTTLTYEIEEAGAGVHRVTITHDTPGAPATAAMIKGNPEAGAEGGGGWAWVLSDLKSLLETGKVMTDA from the coding sequence ATGAGCGACACCCAGGTCTTCCGCATCTGGATCAAGGCGCCGGCCGAAAAGATCTGGCAGGCGATCACCGACCCCGAGTGGAACCAGAGGTACGGATATGCGGCGCCCCAGTTCTTCGAGCTGAAGAAGGGCGGCCGGTTCCACTCGACGGCCAATCAGGGAATGTTGGACTACGCGGCGGCCAACGGATTCGAGATGCCGGAGGTCATCCTGGACGGCGAGGTGCTGGAGGCCGAGCCGCCGCGGCGCCTGGTGCAGACGTGGCGGATGCTGATGGACCCGACCACCGGGGCTGAGCCGTTCACCACGCTCACCTACGAGATCGAGGAGGCCGGTGCCGGGGTGCACCGGGTCACCATCACCCACGACACGCCCGGTGCGCCCGCCACCGCCGCGATGATCAAGGGCAACCCGGAGGCCGGCGCCGAGGGCGGCGGCGGATGGGCCTGGGTCCTCAGCGACCTCAAGTCGCTGCTGGAGACCGGCAAGGTCATGACCGACGCCTGA
- a CDS encoding GntR family transcriptional regulator, translating to MSDGELETYSLVELAVDRLRRDILSGRTDPGERLVEEQLTRRLGISRAPLREAMRLLAEQGLVEHIPRRGARVATLSDDDVRELYEVRDVLERHAVTTTPPGADLTRLRSALESIRKATETDDRLELANAHRRFHVEVVALSGNRQLTGLYESILVRIQLYMAVNMRREAETAQALDGVLRHERLFVAAERGDAATLLEALSGHGARTYLK from the coding sequence GTGAGCGACGGGGAGTTGGAGACGTACAGTCTCGTCGAGCTCGCCGTCGATCGGCTGCGGCGGGACATCCTGAGCGGCCGGACCGATCCGGGTGAGCGACTGGTCGAGGAGCAGCTGACCAGGCGGCTCGGGATCAGCCGGGCACCCCTGCGCGAGGCCATGCGGCTGCTCGCCGAGCAGGGTCTGGTCGAGCACATCCCGCGGCGCGGCGCCCGGGTCGCGACACTCTCCGACGACGACGTGCGCGAGCTGTATGAGGTTCGCGACGTCCTGGAACGCCATGCGGTGACCACCACTCCCCCGGGCGCCGATCTGACCCGGCTGCGGTCCGCCCTCGAGTCGATCCGTAAGGCGACCGAGACCGACGACCGGCTCGAGCTGGCCAACGCACACCGACGGTTCCACGTCGAGGTGGTGGCGCTGAGCGGAAACCGGCAGCTCACCGGGCTGTACGAGTCGATTCTGGTGCGGATCCAGCTGTACATGGCGGTCAACATGCGCCGGGAGGCGGAGACCGCGCAGGCTCTCGACGGGGTGCTGCGGCACGAGCGACTGTTCGTCGCCGCGGAGCGGGGTGACGCGGCCACGCTGCTGGAGGCGCTGAGCGGTCACGGCGCCCGCACCTATCTCAAATGA
- the atzF gene encoding allophanate hydrolase, protein MDARENVDEVLAAPAPDGVWISRFSPAELYERARAVDPGQPLAGLTFAVKDNIDVAGLPTTAGCPDFAYRPERNAPVVQRLVDAGAIVVGKTNLDQFATGLTGARSPYGAPESVFGGGLISGGSSSGSAVAVANGSVHFSLGTDTAGSGRVPAALNGIVGIKPTRGLLSTLGVVPACRSLDCVSVFTRELPLADRVMRVARGFVPDDPWSRKAPTAARPIAQPRVGVAEGLDFFGDSGQEKAYGRFAGATTVDVGPLLEAGDLLYRGPWVAERLADLGEFLATRPGSVLPVTRRVLETGLGFTAADAFRAQHRLRELRAAAERMWDLIDVLVLPTIGTTFTHTEIAADPIGRNLILGRYTQFANLLDMAAVTVPNGFTEDGRPASLTLFGPAFSDDMLMALAGSLRTAADLMTLAVVGLHLSGEPRNGELLERGGTRLGTARTAALYRMYELPSGAPGLVRVDTGGAAVEIELWQLPAATVGGFLAGIPAPLSLGRLVLEDGAEVTGFLCEAYAASGARDITASGGWRNHRLKGSDS, encoded by the coding sequence GTGGATGCACGCGAGAACGTCGATGAGGTGCTCGCCGCGCCGGCGCCGGACGGGGTCTGGATCAGCCGGTTCAGCCCGGCCGAGCTGTACGAACGTGCGCGTGCGGTAGATCCGGGACAGCCGCTGGCCGGGCTGACGTTCGCGGTCAAGGACAACATCGACGTGGCCGGACTGCCCACCACCGCCGGCTGTCCGGATTTCGCCTACCGGCCCGAGCGGAACGCGCCCGTGGTGCAGCGGCTCGTCGACGCCGGGGCGATCGTGGTCGGCAAGACCAATCTGGACCAGTTCGCGACCGGGCTGACCGGCGCCCGGTCGCCCTACGGAGCGCCGGAGAGCGTCTTCGGGGGCGGACTGATCTCCGGCGGGTCCAGTTCCGGATCGGCGGTCGCGGTCGCCAACGGATCGGTGCACTTCTCGCTCGGCACCGACACCGCCGGGTCCGGGCGGGTTCCGGCGGCGCTCAACGGGATCGTCGGGATCAAGCCGACCCGGGGGCTGCTCAGCACACTCGGAGTGGTGCCGGCCTGCCGGTCTCTGGACTGCGTCTCGGTCTTCACCCGGGAACTGCCACTGGCGGATCGCGTCATGCGGGTCGCGCGGGGCTTCGTACCAGATGATCCGTGGTCCCGAAAGGCGCCGACCGCGGCGCGGCCGATCGCGCAACCCCGGGTGGGCGTCGCGGAAGGTCTCGATTTCTTCGGAGACAGCGGGCAGGAGAAGGCGTACGGCCGGTTCGCCGGTGCCACCACGGTCGACGTCGGACCGCTGCTGGAAGCCGGTGACCTGCTCTATCGCGGCCCGTGGGTGGCCGAGCGCCTGGCCGATCTCGGTGAGTTCCTGGCCACCCGGCCCGGCTCGGTGCTGCCGGTGACCCGCCGGGTGCTGGAGACCGGCCTCGGATTCACCGCGGCCGACGCGTTCCGGGCCCAGCACCGGCTGCGGGAGCTGCGGGCGGCCGCCGAGCGGATGTGGGACCTGATCGACGTGCTGGTGCTACCGACGATCGGCACCACGTTCACGCACACGGAGATCGCCGCGGACCCGATCGGCCGGAATCTGATCCTCGGGCGGTACACCCAGTTCGCGAACCTGCTGGACATGGCCGCCGTGACGGTGCCGAACGGGTTCACCGAGGACGGCCGGCCGGCGTCGCTGACCCTGTTCGGGCCGGCGTTCAGCGACGACATGCTGATGGCGCTGGCCGGGTCCCTGCGGACGGCGGCGGACCTGATGACCCTCGCCGTCGTCGGGCTGCACCTCAGTGGTGAGCCGCGCAACGGTGAGCTGCTGGAACGCGGCGGCACGCGGCTCGGCACGGCCCGGACCGCGGCGCTGTACCGGATGTACGAGCTGCCGTCCGGCGCTCCCGGCCTGGTCCGGGTCGACACCGGCGGGGCCGCCGTCGAGATCGAACTGTGGCAACTGCCGGCCGCGACGGTGGGCGGCTTCCTCGCGGGCATCCCGGCGCCGTTGTCGCTGGGCCGGCTCGTGCTGGAGGACGGCGCCGAGGTGACCGGGTTCCTCTGCGAGGCGTACGCGGCGAGCGGCGCCCGGGACATCACCGCCAGCGGCGGCTGGCGGAATCACCGCCTGAAGGGATCAGACTCATGA